The genomic region AAAAGGGCTTGCGCTTTTCCATCTGGAAAGGTATGAAGAGTCAGCAGAAATTCTTGCAGCAGCAGCATCAAATCTTCCCCGGCGGTATGAACCCCCTTATAACCAGGGACTCTCGCTTGTGATACTTGGCAGGTACGAGGAGGCTGGTGATACTTTTGATGCAGCACTTCGCCTTAATGAAACGAATCCTGATATATGGGTTGAAAAAGGTTCAGTACTCCTGCACCTCAAGCGGTTCCAGGAAGCAATCGATGCATTCACTACTGCCACTTCGTTCAATTCTGAATCTCACCGGTCATATCTTGAAATGGGAATGGCATATGCATGTCTTGGGAAGATGGAAAGTGCCATTCAGGCATTCGATCATGCTATTCAGCTCAAACCGGGAGATGAACGTGCACTGTATGAAAAAGGTCTTTCCCTGTTCCACCTCAAAAAGTTTGCAGAGGCTGTCAGGGCACTGGATGGATCCCTTGCATCAGCACCCGATAATATCGCGGCATTGTATTATCGGTCTGCATCTTTAGCCGAAGCAGGAGATTATGTCCAATCTGCTGAATCCTACGAGCATTTGCTCCGTCTTGATCCTGATAATGCAGTTGCATGGCTGGAACGGGGTCTTATCCTTGCAAAGATCAATCAACATGAAAAGGCTCTTGTTGCCTTCGATCAATGCATAAATCTCGAGCCGGAAAATTTTGCAGCGTTTTATAATAAGGCACGTTCTTTGGATCTTCTTAACCAAACCAAAGAAGCTATTCCGGTATACAACCAGGCACTCTCTCTCGATCCTGCACATGCACAGACTCATCATTTCAAAGGACTTGCACTCTATCGTCTCGGCAGGTTTGAAGAAGCGGCAAAAGAACATGATCTGGCACTGGAGATAGATTCTGCGTTTGGGGAAGCTCTCTATGACAAAGGCCGGTCACTGGCATCCATGGGGATGTACCGCGAGGCAGTAAAAACATTCGACAAAGCATTAACGATTGAGAAAAATTATGCTGCGGTCTATTATGACAAAGGTCTTGCACTTGCGCACCTGGGACGTCATGAAGACGCTATAATTGCATTTAACAAGAACATCGATCTTGATGCCGGCAATGCCCTGGCATTTTTCAACAAAGGATTATCTCTTGTAGCCATCGGGCGCCAAAGTGATGCGATAGAGGCATTTGACCGTATGCTGAGGATTGACCCGCAATCGATTGATGGCTGGCTTCACCGTGGGCGAGCCCTCGCCGATCTCACACGGTACAATGATGCCATTGAAGCATTTGTGAGGACCTTAGAGATCGATCCATCAAATGCTGATGCATGGTACCTGAAAGGGAGTGCACTCTACGCGCTCGGAGGATATGATGATGCCATTGAAGCGTTTGCCCGCGCCTTGGCGATCCGCCCCGATTATTCGCAGGCCTTTTTTGATAAGGGACGTTCCCTCTTCCAACTGGGAATGTATAAAGAGGCAACCCTATCGTTTGAAAATGCCCTCAACTTAGAGCCGAAGAATATTGATGCTTTGTACCAGAAAGGGCGGGCACTTATACGACTCGGACGGTATGAAGATGCAATTGCGGCATTTGATCCGGCACTGCGCATCCGCCCGACTGCTGCCATGATCTGGACCGGAAAAGGTATCGCCCTTTCGGCGTTATCAAAAGAACAGGAAGCAATCAGCTGTTATAACAAGGCACTGGGCATCGATGTCAGGGATGTTCAGGCACATTATAACCTAGGGGTCTCAAATATCCGTCTTGGCAGGTACCAGGAGGCGATTCGGAATCTGGATGCTACCCTGTCTTACCGGCCCCGATGCGCTGAAGCCTATTTCCAGAAAGGACAGGCCCTCTCGGGTCTTTCAATGTACCATGAGGCTATCAGCGCTTTTGACAAAGCACTGGCACAAAACGGCACTTTTGCAGATTCATGGCTTTATCGCGGCATTGCAGAAACAAATCTTGGCAGTTACGATGCAGCACTGGAGTGTTATGATCATGCGATTGCAATTGACCCCGCTTATGCAGTACCTTACCTATACCGGGGCATAGCCTTGATTCATCTGAAACGGTACACTGAAGCTATTGATGCCTTTGATCGGGCACTGGAACACCAGCCTGTGTATCCCGAGGCGTTTTATCACAAAGGTGTTGCACTGATTCACCGGAAACAGTATGAAGATGCGATAGTCCTGTTTGAAAAAGCGCTTGCCCTGAATAACCGGTACTGTGAGGCATTCCAGCACAAGGGTATCGCCCTTGCCCGGATTCAACGATATGAAGATGCGATCGAAGCTTTTGATGCAGCACTTGCAATAAAACCTGATTCTGAAGAGGCGCTGTACGAGAAAGGTCTTGCCCTGATACAGAATGAAAATCTTAAAGAAGCAATTGTCGCATTCGATCGCTTACTGGCAATAAATCCCGGATTTGCCGATGCGCTTTATGAAAAGGGAAAGGCGTACTTCTCACTGGGCAATTATGAAACAGCTATTACCTCATTTGAACATGCCATCGAGATTACACCAACTTGTGCTCCTGCATTCTTCTGGATGGGGCGGGCATATGTAGAACTGGGTAATGTTGATGCGGCCATCACCGCATACAACCATGCGCTTGAGAACAAACCCCGCTCTGCTGAAATATTTTCCTACCTGGGAATTGCATATGCAGCACTTGAACAGTACCGTGATGCCATCAAGTCCTATGATCGGGCACTGGAGATTGATCATACCGCTGCCACGTTCGCTCATAAAGGAGTTGCCCTTGCGGAACTGGGTATGACGCGCGATGCCATCGATGCTTTTGACCGGGCAATTGATCTTGACAAGACAATGGCAGACGCGTGGATTGGCAAAGGGAACGCATATTACGATCTGGGCAAATTTAAGGAAGCACAATCTGCGTATGAACAGGGTCTGGCACTCGATCCCGAAAATGTTGTTGGCTGGACTCGTCACGGCATGTCACTGGCAGGTCAGAATCTGGATAAATCTGCGCTGATTTCCTATGACCGGGCGATAGCAATCGATCCAACATTTTCCATTGCCCACTTTACTAAGGGCAGTGCGCTTGATGCACTGGGACGGTACGATGAAGCGGTGGAGGCATACAGTGATATGATTACCATCCAGCCGGAGTTTGTGGATGCATGGATTCACAAAGGACGATCTTTAAAGGAACTGGAAAAATACCCGGATGCCCTGACTGCATTTAAACGTGCACTGGAGCTGGATGCATCCCGCAAAGAAGTCTGGAAGGATATTGGCGGGATTTTGGATACGATTGGCAAGCATGAAGACGCACAAATATGTTACGATAAATCCCGGTAATTCGGTTAATATCCAGAATCCCTGTTTTTATTGAATGACTTCCCTTTTTTTGGTTTATCGGAAAGGACAGAACTGAGAAAAATTAGTGTTCTTTCCTGACGGAAATAAACCACACGATTGCGCCGACGGTGAAAAGGACAATAATTCCTATTGTGAGAGCGTTTTTAATATACCATGGAGTAGCTGCATCGCGGCTTTGTTCTGCAATACGCCGGTTATCGGCAAGTTTCGGATAGGTAGGATCGAGTGACTTTACTTTATCAAAGACGGTGATCGCTTCGTCATACCGTTTCAATCCTGCAAGGGAATAGCCTTTGTTGAACCATGCATCAGGATTTGAAGGATCGATGGATATGGCCGTTTCATAGGCTTTCAGTTCATCTTCATACCGGCCAAGATTGTAGAGTATATAACCACGGTTGATCCAACCCTGCAGATAGTTTGGATTCAAAGACAATGTCTTGTCCGATGCAGCGAGAGCCTCATTGAATCGTTGTGCCCGGTTTAATGCATCGGCTTTGCCATTCCAGGCCTCAAAATAATCCGGGGCCCGGGCAATCGCTTCATTGTAAGCACCAATTGCCTGGGTATAATTTTTATTTTCAATAAGCATGTTTCCCTGTGCGTACCAATCGGCAGCTTCAGGTGAATATGCCAATACCGGAAGAGTGCAAAGAACAAAGAAAACGATGCCGAATATTCCTGCACGTATCATTTTTTTTGCATACATAACTACCGGGTTATATCTGGCATGGATGCACCATAAATTATCCTTTAAAAAAAGTATTCCTAATGACCGAGAACTAAGACGCGTCGTGTGAGACTCTTATGCACGCGCTGTTCGTGCTGCTGGAGAACCGTCATATGTTTACGGGCAATTTCGGAAATATCCTTATGGGTTACAATAACCGCTCGCCTTCCTGTTTTTAAGATACGGCCAATCTCATCCAGTGCATCTGCATAGAGATTAGCCATGGTATCTGCCTTTTTAATGCAGACCGACTGGCCATAGGGCAAATCAGTGACAACCGAATCGATTGAATGATCCTGAAAAGGTAAAGACGTTGCGTCAGCAAGCATCAGAGAAGATTGTATCACATTCTGGCGGCTTCCCTGCACCATCAATGGATCGAAATCACTGCCAATTCCCATCGCCCCCAGTAGCTCTGCTTCAATAAGGATTCCGCCCGTGCCACAGAACGGATCGAGAACCGTATCTCCTGCCTGTACACAAGCAATATTTGCCAGTGTCCGCGCCATTCTTGGCATCATGACACCCGGGTGAAAAAAATCACGTTTCCCGGGATTTCTCGTATCATATCCGGAACGGTTGATGGGGAAGAGGACCTTACCAAAATAACACTTGTCTTCAGAAAGAATTGCACGGTATTCAGTATCCGGGTTGTTCAAACATACCGGACCCGATATCATATCACCAATCAGTCGTTCGAACTTTCGTTGTGATGAGGGATTGTGTTCATTGCATCCCCCATGAATTTTTTTTACCCGACCCGCAAAAGTATTTGTTGACCTTATGGCCAGTTCTTCAAGTAATGCAGTGAATGCAGGTATAGTCGGATCGCATTCCCCGAGATACTCGAGCACGACCTGGGTCATGGCAAGTCTTTGGGCTTCTTCGGGATGGGGACATTCTGCAACCGCAACCTGCAGGCGCTCTTCAAGAATAGTGCCGACACATGCAAGTTCAGCAAAGGGCAGTGTCGGGTTCTCTCCGGAAAGCTCAAAGAGCAGTTTCATCCTTATCCCATTACATGCAGGAACTCAAATAAGTGTGTTAAAAAACAAAACGGGAAAGTGAATAATCCCGTCATTTTTTTCCTTTTTTCTTTCCCATGATACCCGAGAAGAACCCTCCACCTGCGTCGGAACTGCCTTCCATATCGGCAAGTTTCTGATAAAGATCTCTCTGTTCCCCGCTCAAGGATTTTGGCGTGATAATTTTCACCCGTACGAGCAGATCACCGTGATGCCCGCGGCGTTTTACCCCTTCGCCTCCAATCTTTAGTGCTGTATTATACTGAATACCGGCAGGTATTTTGAGATCGATATGTCTTTTGTCAATAGTCTCTATCTCCATGGATGTACCAAGAGCTGCCTGTGCAGGACTAATCTCAATAGTAGTCTCAAGGTTATCACCGGTTCTGATAAACCGGTCATGTGACTGGACATACACTTCGATAAACAGATCGCCATTTGCTGCACCGTAATCCCCGGCCTCTCCATATCCCTCCATGCGAAGCCGCATACCATTGTCAATCCCTGCAGGGATATGTACAGATATTTTCCTTTTCACGCGGGTATGACCGGACCCATGGCAGGTTTTGCAGACTTTCTCAGGAATTTTACCTTTTCCGCCACACTGGGTGCAGGGTGTCATGCGGACAAACTGGCCGAATGCTGACTGGGCAGTCTGTCGCATCTGCCCGGTACCCCCACAACGGGGACACATGTTAAGGCGTTTTGTCTCACTTCCCGATCCACTGCAGGTAGCGCAGGGTTCGGTATGCATCACTTCGATCTCACGATCAATGCCGGAAACTGCATCCTCAAGCCGGATCTGGATGCGCATGAGGAGGTCTGCGCCGGGTTGCGGCCCTGATCGCCGCTGGCCCCCGCCAAAGAAATCAAAAATATCTCCAAATCCGGAGAAGTCAGCAGAGAATCCTCCGCCCCCATGTCCCCCTCCGGTATAGGAGCCTTTTGAAGCATTGGTGTACGTCTCGTGACCCATGTTGTCATACTGTCCTTTCTTCTGTTCATCGGAAAGGACACTGTAGGCCTCGTTGATCTGCTTGAACTTCTCTTCTGCTCCTGGTTCTTTGCAGACATCCGGGTGATATTTACGGGCGAGGTTGCGGTATGCTTTCTTTACTTCCTTGTCATCGGCATTCCGGGATATGCCGAGTATGTCGTAATAATCTCCTGCGCCCATTTTTTAATTCACTCTTCTTTTACCTTGTAATCAGCATT from Methanoregula sp. harbors:
- a CDS encoding tetratricopeptide repeat protein — encoded protein: MIRAGIFGIVFFVLCTLPVLAYSPEAADWYAQGNMLIENKNYTQAIGAYNEAIARAPDYFEAWNGKADALNRAQRFNEALAASDKTLSLNPNYLQGWINRGYILYNLGRYEDELKAYETAISIDPSNPDAWFNKGYSLAGLKRYDEAITVFDKVKSLDPTYPKLADNRRIAEQSRDAATPWYIKNALTIGIIVLFTVGAIVWFISVRKEH
- a CDS encoding methyltransferase domain-containing protein; the protein is MKLLFELSGENPTLPFAELACVGTILEERLQVAVAECPHPEEAQRLAMTQVVLEYLGECDPTIPAFTALLEELAIRSTNTFAGRVKKIHGGCNEHNPSSQRKFERLIGDMISGPVCLNNPDTEYRAILSEDKCYFGKVLFPINRSGYDTRNPGKRDFFHPGVMMPRMARTLANIACVQAGDTVLDPFCGTGGILIEAELLGAMGIGSDFDPLMVQGSRQNVIQSSLMLADATSLPFQDHSIDSVVTDLPYGQSVCIKKADTMANLYADALDEIGRILKTGRRAVIVTHKDISEIARKHMTVLQQHEQRVHKSLTRRVLVLGH
- the dnaJ gene encoding molecular chaperone DnaJ, coding for MGAGDYYDILGISRNADDKEVKKAYRNLARKYHPDVCKEPGAEEKFKQINEAYSVLSDEQKKGQYDNMGHETYTNASKGSYTGGGHGGGGFSADFSGFGDIFDFFGGGQRRSGPQPGADLLMRIQIRLEDAVSGIDREIEVMHTEPCATCSGSGSETKRLNMCPRCGGTGQMRQTAQSAFGQFVRMTPCTQCGGKGKIPEKVCKTCHGSGHTRVKRKISVHIPAGIDNGMRLRMEGYGEAGDYGAANGDLFIEVYVQSHDRFIRTGDNLETTIEISPAQAALGTSMEIETIDKRHIDLKIPAGIQYNTALKIGGEGVKRRGHHGDLLVRVKIITPKSLSGEQRDLYQKLADMEGSSDAGGGFFSGIMGKKKGKK